Proteins encoded in a region of the Deltaproteobacteria bacterium genome:
- a CDS encoding inositol-3-phosphate synthase — protein sequence MGKIRVAVAGVGNCASALLQGIEFYRETPAAADGEIVPGLMNRDIGGYLPGDIGIVAAFDIDRRKVGRPVTEAIFAPPNCTKRFVERMPVGGPVVRMGPVMDGVAPHMTDYPDDRTFLPSSEPPCDVERVLRDSGAEILVNYLPVGSEAATRFYAEACLRTGVSLVNCIPVFIASDPAWADRFRKAGIPLIGDDIKSQLGATIVHRALARLFSDRGIRLRRTYQLNTGGNTDFLNMLNRSRLESKRISKTEAVTSALSHTVSPDDVHIGPSDYVPWQKDNKLCFLRIEGEGFGGLPIELELRLSVTDSPNSAGVGIDAIRFCRLGREMGLSGPLLAPSAYFMKHPPEQHNDDDARRELEEIIADFQAWRRTQEAPPRTPCTSPT from the coding sequence ATGGGGAAGATCCGGGTCGCGGTGGCCGGCGTCGGGAACTGCGCCAGCGCGCTGCTGCAGGGGATCGAGTTCTACCGGGAAACCCCCGCCGCCGCCGACGGCGAGATCGTCCCGGGGCTGATGAACCGCGACATCGGCGGCTACCTCCCCGGCGACATCGGGATCGTGGCCGCGTTCGACATCGACCGCAGGAAGGTCGGCCGGCCCGTCACCGAGGCGATCTTCGCCCCCCCCAACTGCACGAAGCGGTTCGTCGAGCGGATGCCCGTCGGCGGGCCCGTCGTCCGCATGGGACCCGTCATGGACGGCGTCGCCCCCCACATGACCGATTACCCCGACGACCGGACGTTTCTCCCCTCCTCCGAGCCGCCATGCGACGTGGAAAGGGTCCTGCGGGATTCCGGCGCGGAGATCCTGGTCAACTACCTTCCCGTCGGTTCGGAAGCGGCGACCCGTTTCTATGCCGAGGCGTGCCTCCGGACGGGGGTGAGCCTCGTGAACTGCATCCCCGTGTTCATCGCCTCCGACCCGGCGTGGGCGGACCGCTTCCGGAAGGCGGGGATCCCGCTGATCGGGGACGACATCAAGTCGCAGCTGGGCGCGACCATCGTCCACCGCGCGCTGGCGCGGCTCTTCTCGGACCGCGGGATTCGCCTCCGGAGGACGTACCAGCTGAACACCGGCGGGAACACGGACTTCCTCAACATGCTGAACCGGAGCCGACTCGAGTCGAAACGGATCTCCAAGACCGAGGCGGTGACGAGCGCCCTGTCGCACACCGTTTCCCCCGACGACGTCCACATCGGGCCGTCCGACTACGTCCCCTGGCAGAAGGACAACAAGCTCTGCTTCCTGCGGATCGAGGGGGAAGGGTTCGGGGGGCTGCCGATCGAGCTGGAGCTGCGCCTCTCCGTCACCGACTCCCCGAACAGCGCGGGCGTCGGGATCGACGCGATCCGGTTTTGCCGCCTCGGGAGGGAGATGGGACTGTCGGGCCCCCTGCTCGCCCCGTCGGCCTATTTCATGAAGCATCCCCCGGAGCAGCACAACGACGACGACGCGCGGCGCGAGCTCGAGGAGATCATCGCGGACTTCCAGGCGTGGAGACGGACGCAAGAAGCGCCTCCCAGGACGCCGTGCACTTCTCCCACGTGA